From Cyanobium sp. ATX 6F1, a single genomic window includes:
- a CDS encoding glycosyltransferase family 4 protein: MKAAVAHLNPAPFTQQVARAFDERGALAAFFCTLVDQPEAPWQRLATGLAGAVGVDLGRDLARRAVTEVPVERVRSHGRRELLRMAQVRLLGDPVLGDRIFHWARDGFEAWVAGQLEELQRDGLELIYGYEYGSLQIFREAKRLGIRTVYDLPSPEHDFVERLLAPEYERFPELITPYRRHIAARQAERTERRHREWELSDLVIANSSFTANSWQAAGWVDKPVAVVPYGAPPLIAQPVERPTDGPLRLVWAGTFSIRKGAHLLVEALVALAASADHLVVEVYGAQALPQAMLDRAPKSLRFCGSIPRSELLEYMAKADALIFPTLCDGFGLVVNEALSCGLPVITTDRAGAADLITTGVNGFLIEAGSCEAIADVIYSVLTNRSQLQAMRAAALISAASWQWSDYRKSISKAVQGWIALADSS, translated from the coding sequence GTGAAGGCCGCCGTCGCCCACCTGAACCCGGCGCCTTTTACCCAGCAGGTGGCGCGGGCTTTTGATGAGCGCGGCGCCCTGGCTGCCTTCTTCTGCACGCTGGTGGATCAGCCTGAAGCCCCCTGGCAGCGCCTGGCCACGGGCCTGGCTGGCGCCGTGGGCGTGGATCTGGGCCGGGATCTCGCCCGCCGCGCGGTAACGGAGGTGCCGGTCGAGCGCGTGCGCAGCCATGGCCGCCGCGAGCTGCTACGCATGGCCCAGGTGCGGTTGCTGGGGGATCCAGTGCTGGGCGATCGGATCTTCCACTGGGCGCGCGATGGCTTCGAAGCCTGGGTGGCGGGCCAGCTGGAGGAACTCCAGCGCGATGGCCTGGAACTTATTTATGGCTATGAATACGGATCGCTCCAGATCTTCAGAGAGGCCAAGCGCTTGGGGATTCGCACCGTCTACGATCTGCCTTCGCCGGAGCACGATTTCGTTGAGCGGCTGCTCGCCCCCGAGTATGAGCGCTTTCCTGAGCTGATCACCCCCTACCGCCGCCACATCGCCGCACGTCAGGCGGAGCGCACCGAACGCCGGCACCGGGAGTGGGAGCTTTCCGATCTGGTGATCGCCAACTCCAGCTTTACGGCTAACAGCTGGCAGGCCGCCGGCTGGGTTGACAAGCCAGTAGCCGTAGTGCCCTATGGAGCCCCCCCACTGATCGCCCAGCCTGTGGAGCGGCCAACCGATGGCCCGCTGCGGCTGGTTTGGGCAGGCACCTTCTCAATCCGAAAGGGAGCCCATCTGCTGGTGGAAGCATTAGTGGCGCTTGCCGCTTCGGCTGATCACCTAGTGGTGGAGGTCTATGGCGCCCAGGCTCTGCCCCAAGCCATGCTGGATCGTGCGCCGAAATCGCTGCGCTTCTGTGGCAGCATCCCCCGGTCTGAACTCCTTGAGTACATGGCAAAGGCTGATGCCCTGATCTTTCCCACCCTTTGCGATGGCTTTGGGTTGGTGGTCAATGAAGCCCTCTCATGTGGCCTCCCAGTAATAACAACTGATCGAGCCGGTGCCGCTGACCTGATAACGACAGGTGTGAATGGTTTCCTCATCGAAGCTGGCAGCTGCGAAGCTATTGCAGATGTGATTTACTCCGTTCTTACCAATCGCAGCCAGCTCCAGGCTATGCGAGCAGCTGCATTGATATCAGCTGCTTCATGGCAGTGGAGTGACTATCGCAAGAGCATTTCAAAAGCTGTGCAGGGCTGGATCGCTTTAGCTGATTCATCATGA
- a CDS encoding glycosyltransferase family 4 protein translates to MRIALTADPELPVPPRLYGGIERIIDLLARELTHRGHAVTLFAHPDSHTAAELVPWPGRSSRSRADTLLNASTLAAAVLRGRFDLVHSFSRIAYLLPLLPLPIPKLMSYQRPISRRPVQLAHRLSHGTLTLTAISLWMLQPVADIGRWHLVPNGVELATYPFVADPGPKAPLVFLGRMEAIKGPHLAIEVARRAGLPLVLAGNVPAEHQGWFEATIAPQLDSQITYIGPVDDVQKAQLLGSARALLMPILWDEPFGIVMAEAMACGTPVLGFPRGSVPEVVEHGVCGFVLEGVEALSEAVGQLEPRHRQASRERVEQFYSAEAVAQGYLDVYGQMLNGVAMAQRGQP, encoded by the coding sequence ATGCGCATCGCCCTCACCGCTGATCCTGAGCTGCCGGTGCCGCCCCGGCTCTATGGCGGCATCGAGCGCATCATCGATCTGTTGGCCCGCGAACTCACCCATCGGGGCCATGCAGTCACCCTGTTCGCCCATCCCGATTCGCACACCGCCGCCGAGCTGGTGCCCTGGCCGGGGCGTTCCAGCCGTTCCCGCGCAGACACCCTGCTCAATGCCTCCACCCTTGCGGCGGCTGTGCTGCGGGGCCGTTTTGATCTGGTGCATTCCTTTTCGCGTATCGCCTACCTGCTGCCACTGCTGCCCCTGCCGATTCCCAAGCTGATGAGCTACCAGCGGCCGATCAGCCGCCGCCCGGTGCAGCTGGCCCATCGGCTCTCCCACGGCACACTGACCCTCACCGCCATCAGCCTCTGGATGCTGCAGCCGGTGGCCGACATCGGCCGCTGGCATCTGGTGCCCAACGGCGTGGAGCTTGCCACCTATCCCTTTGTTGCCGATCCCGGCCCCAAGGCGCCGTTGGTGTTCCTAGGCCGTATGGAGGCGATCAAGGGGCCCCACCTTGCGATCGAGGTGGCCAGGCGCGCCGGCCTGCCATTGGTGCTAGCTGGCAATGTGCCGGCTGAGCACCAGGGTTGGTTCGAAGCCACGATCGCCCCGCAACTCGACAGCCAGATCACCTACATCGGCCCCGTTGACGACGTCCAGAAGGCCCAGCTCCTGGGCTCCGCTCGGGCATTGCTGATGCCGATCCTCTGGGATGAACCCTTCGGCATCGTGATGGCCGAGGCGATGGCCTGCGGCACGCCGGTGCTCGGTTTCCCCCGTGGGTCGGTGCCCGAGGTGGTGGAGCACGGCGTCTGCGGTTTCGTGCTGGAGGGCGTGGAGGCCCTCTCCGAGGCGGTTGGCCAGCTGGAGCCCCGCCACCGCCAGGCCAGCCGTGAGCGGGTGGAGCAGTTTTACTCAGCCGAAGCGGTGGCCCAGGGGTATCTGGATGTCTACGGCCAGATGCTGAATGGTGTGGCGATGGCCCAGCGAGGCCAGCCGTGA
- a CDS encoding class I SAM-dependent methyltransferase, whose amino-acid sequence MKLPDSIIAESKRILDVGGWFKPASIASHVIDLMPWETRGARLCAEQQADENFSKETWFQANFLDPNFRMPFEDDFFDLVLCGHTIEDLINPRPVLNEMTRVGKAGVIECPSRLAEQTIGISDRMSKIVGYQHHHWIVDVTAEQLYLYSKDSSKLESSSQIPFRVSERMFRNGHKQSSQYYWKGSINSCMYDQVDLCSSVAQEYAAQVEFELWDRTTDSLVRLLRRAKYNGKVDSDWWEKIVEISRPYSSIEI is encoded by the coding sequence ATGAAGCTTCCTGATTCTATTATTGCCGAATCCAAAAGAATATTAGACGTTGGGGGATGGTTTAAGCCAGCATCAATAGCTTCTCATGTTATAGACTTAATGCCGTGGGAGACTAGGGGTGCAAGGCTGTGTGCTGAACAGCAAGCTGATGAAAACTTTTCAAAAGAAACATGGTTCCAAGCCAATTTCTTGGATCCAAATTTTCGTATGCCATTTGAGGATGACTTCTTTGACCTGGTTTTGTGTGGCCATACAATTGAGGATCTGATCAACCCCAGGCCGGTGCTCAATGAAATGACCAGGGTCGGAAAAGCGGGAGTTATTGAATGCCCTTCTCGCCTTGCAGAGCAAACAATCGGCATCTCAGACCGGATGAGTAAAATTGTTGGTTATCAGCATCATCATTGGATTGTCGATGTAACGGCTGAGCAGCTTTATCTTTACTCGAAAGATTCCAGTAAACTTGAGAGTAGCTCGCAAATACCTTTTCGAGTCTCGGAGCGCATGTTCCGAAATGGTCATAAACAAAGCAGCCAGTACTACTGGAAAGGCTCAATCAACTCTTGTATGTATGACCAAGTTGATCTATGTTCAAGTGTTGCTCAAGAGTATGCGGCGCAGGTTGAATTCGAGCTTTGGGACAGGACAACCGATTCTCTCGTGAGGCTGCTTCGACGAGCCAAGTATAATGGTAAGGTTGATTCTGACTGGTGGGAGAAAATTGTAGAGATCTCAAGACCTTATTCATCCATTGAGATTTAG
- a CDS encoding glycosyltransferase family 2 protein, which translates to MEVGEPLMVHQNTLVSVCMPCRNAGPYVAAAIDSVLQQSWRQLELIVVNDGSTDHSLARIRLFSDPRLRILSGRYGSAARARNVAFAASQGSYIIFFDADDLLSPSALEALLNRLAGRSDAVAMASWGRFFRDDPASFQPNPQSVWRDMQATDWLVEAWRDAQPMTQPGMFLIPRTLLELAGGWDESLSLIDDFEFFARVLCHAEEVRFTPSACLYYRSGIPGSLSSCKTQVAAESAFNSILRGTGHLLIRRSDVEARLSCANVMQNFLYTFYPEYPGLRAAMSIQIAKLGGSHLPPPGGPWFQHVRRLFGWKAARRLQKFTSKYRFQ; encoded by the coding sequence TTGGAGGTTGGCGAGCCGCTGATGGTTCATCAGAACACCCTGGTGTCTGTCTGCATGCCCTGCCGCAACGCAGGGCCCTATGTGGCGGCAGCGATTGATTCGGTGCTGCAGCAGAGCTGGAGGCAGTTGGAGTTGATCGTGGTCAATGATGGTTCCACCGATCACAGCCTGGCGCGGATCCGTTTGTTCAGTGATCCGCGTCTGCGGATTCTTTCAGGCCGCTACGGCTCAGCCGCCCGCGCCCGCAATGTTGCCTTTGCCGCTTCCCAGGGCAGCTACATCATCTTTTTTGATGCCGATGATCTCTTGTCGCCCTCAGCGCTCGAGGCCCTGCTGAATCGCCTGGCTGGCCGTAGCGATGCGGTGGCCATGGCGAGCTGGGGGCGCTTTTTTCGCGACGACCCTGCCAGCTTTCAGCCCAATCCCCAAAGCGTATGGCGTGACATGCAGGCTACGGATTGGTTGGTGGAAGCTTGGCGTGATGCCCAGCCGATGACCCAGCCCGGCATGTTTTTGATCCCGAGAACCCTGCTCGAGCTGGCGGGCGGTTGGGATGAATCGCTCTCGTTGATCGATGATTTTGAATTCTTTGCCCGTGTGCTCTGTCATGCCGAGGAGGTGCGCTTCACTCCTAGTGCTTGCCTCTACTACCGCTCGGGCATTCCCGGCAGCCTCTCATCCTGCAAAACTCAGGTTGCCGCTGAATCTGCCTTCAACTCGATTCTCAGGGGAACTGGCCACCTGCTCATCCGCCGTTCTGATGTCGAAGCCAGATTGTCGTGCGCAAACGTTATGCAGAACTTTTTATACACCTTCTATCCGGAGTATCCCGGCCTGCGTGCCGCCATGAGCATACAGATAGCCAAGCTGGGCGGCAGTCATTTGCCCCCGCCTGGCGGCCCATGGTTCCAGCATGTCCGGCGCCTGTTCGGCTGGAAAGCAGCCCGACGTCTACAGAAGTTCACCTCTAAGTACCGCTTCCAATGA
- a CDS encoding glycosyltransferase, whose amino-acid sequence MAMKPLAVSVVIPTHNPHPLRFGQVLKALRQQTLPLEQWELVIVDNASSTPIELSADQANDQPFLKLIREPRLGLTTARWRGISEASAGLIVLVDDDNVLDPSYLEEVCRAFDRCPKLGAAGGKALPAYEVSPPPWFEEGAAPLGCRDLGNEEQIMDGSHYARQPAYPPFAPIGAGMALRRSAVDSWLATALESPVTDRRGNSLSSAGDCDLVLHVLESGWSVGYVPSLSLTHLMAAGRVDPGYLEAISRAAYRDFIRVLDLHGLRPWSAIPGWSIPLRALKAWFSYRVWSGPRERLRWQSAIGQYEGRASLLRR is encoded by the coding sequence ATGGCGATGAAGCCCCTGGCGGTATCGGTCGTCATCCCGACCCATAATCCCCATCCCCTCCGCTTTGGGCAGGTCCTCAAGGCACTCCGCCAGCAAACGTTGCCGCTGGAGCAGTGGGAACTGGTGATTGTTGATAATGCCTCTTCAACACCCATCGAGCTGTCAGCGGATCAGGCGAACGACCAGCCCTTTTTGAAACTCATCCGCGAACCACGGCTTGGACTCACCACTGCCCGTTGGCGGGGCATCTCAGAAGCTTCTGCAGGGTTGATCGTTCTTGTGGATGACGACAACGTGCTTGATCCCTCCTATCTCGAGGAGGTGTGCCGTGCCTTTGATCGTTGTCCGAAGCTGGGGGCCGCTGGAGGGAAGGCCCTGCCTGCCTATGAAGTGTCACCACCTCCATGGTTTGAGGAGGGGGCGGCTCCCCTGGGATGTCGGGATCTGGGGAACGAGGAACAAATCATGGACGGCAGCCACTATGCACGCCAACCGGCTTATCCACCGTTTGCACCCATCGGTGCGGGGATGGCATTACGCAGGTCGGCTGTTGACAGCTGGTTGGCCACGGCGTTGGAGTCACCCGTGACGGATCGTCGCGGCAATTCGCTGAGTTCTGCAGGAGATTGCGATCTGGTGTTGCACGTGCTGGAGAGCGGCTGGTCCGTTGGCTATGTCCCTTCCCTCTCGCTGACCCACCTGATGGCTGCTGGTCGTGTCGATCCTGGGTATCTGGAGGCCATTTCTCGAGCGGCCTACCGTGATTTCATTCGGGTGCTCGATCTCCACGGTCTACGGCCCTGGAGCGCCATTCCAGGCTGGTCGATTCCCCTTCGGGCTCTGAAGGCCTGGTTCAGCTACAGGGTCTGGAGCGGCCCCAGGGAACGCCTGCGTTGGCAGTCAGCCATCGGCCAGTACGAGGGCAGGGCTTCGTTGCTCAGGCGCTGA
- a CDS encoding acyltransferase — MKENTFVGPYVVIYGHGGVQIGRNCLISMHSRVLSSNHTIPPIGVSIRSQPDVLQPTVIGDDVWLGAGVTVLGGVHIHTGAIVGAGAVVTHDLPAHAIAVGVPARVVRYRPGAVVDASGPWR; from the coding sequence TTGAAAGAAAACACCTTTGTTGGCCCCTACGTGGTGATTTATGGTCACGGTGGTGTACAGATTGGTCGAAACTGCCTGATCTCCATGCATTCCCGAGTTCTTTCTTCCAATCACACCATCCCTCCCATAGGCGTGTCCATCCGATCTCAGCCAGATGTGCTGCAACCCACTGTGATCGGCGATGATGTTTGGCTAGGAGCGGGTGTCACGGTGTTGGGGGGGGTGCACATTCACACAGGTGCCATTGTCGGCGCAGGAGCCGTCGTAACCCATGACTTACCTGCCCACGCCATCGCTGTTGGTGTGCCTGCTCGTGTGGTCCGTTATCGCCCTGGTGCTGTCGTTGATGCATCGGGGCCATGGCGATGA
- a CDS encoding glycosyltransferase family 2 protein, giving the protein MISIVIPCFNASRYLSRLAETIAHISPFAGEILLVDDCSTDDSHQKAVALGLPIIQTPRNLGPGGARNYGVERLSGEWVHFLDADDVLSAAVLRKSQSYLCTSVDVLLIGASWVDERSDALLSEWSFSLEDIAEDPLLYTLTSPIPTCCSIVRIDKFRAVGGFDSSCRCWEDGDLHLRLVAHGARIAVMDDVLTTAIRHDRGASSNHLYCHRCRLAFLKRYAQQQLPIEPAAMANEFLAIGNLLLGERRYGEALEAFQLAHRAHPIQPKSNRALVRRLMAFLPPPLAIMLQQWLRQTLGQYFKVQK; this is encoded by the coding sequence GTTTTAATGCGTCCCGGTACCTGTCGCGTTTGGCGGAAACTATTGCCCACATTTCTCCTTTTGCCGGTGAGATCCTTCTGGTTGATGACTGCAGCACCGACGATAGCCATCAAAAGGCGGTGGCCCTTGGGCTTCCAATCATCCAAACCCCACGCAATTTGGGCCCTGGCGGGGCACGCAACTATGGCGTTGAGCGACTGAGTGGTGAATGGGTTCATTTTCTTGATGCGGATGATGTACTGTCGGCTGCCGTCTTGCGTAAGAGTCAAAGCTATCTCTGTACTTCTGTAGATGTTCTCTTGATTGGTGCCAGCTGGGTCGATGAACGCAGTGATGCTCTCCTCAGCGAATGGTCGTTCAGTCTGGAGGATATTGCCGAAGACCCCTTGCTCTATACCTTGACTTCACCCATTCCCACCTGCTGTTCTATTGTGCGTATTGATAAGTTTCGCGCCGTTGGTGGTTTCGATTCTTCTTGTCGTTGCTGGGAGGATGGCGACCTTCATCTTCGATTGGTCGCGCATGGAGCTCGGATAGCTGTTATGGATGATGTTCTGACGACGGCAATTCGCCATGATCGTGGTGCCTCTTCCAATCATTTGTACTGTCACCGTTGCCGCCTTGCGTTTCTAAAGCGTTACGCCCAGCAGCAACTGCCGATTGAACCTGCGGCCATGGCCAATGAGTTTTTGGCCATCGGCAATTTGCTTCTTGGGGAGCGCCGCTATGGCGAGGCCTTGGAAGCGTTCCAGTTGGCCCACCGTGCTCACCCCATTCAACCCAAATCAAACCGAGCATTGGTCCGCCGCCTTATGGCTTTTCTGCCACCCCCCTTGGCCATCATGCTGCAGCAGTGGCTGCGGCAGACGCTGGGGCAATACTTCAAAGTTCAGAAGTGA